Proteins co-encoded in one Deltaproteobacteria bacterium genomic window:
- a CDS encoding RpiB/LacA/LacB family sugar-phosphate isomerase — MRFAVCSDEPYAINEQAVRELEARGHEVVRFGSLASGKEEPWAEVGRRAAEAVASGECDEGVFFCWTGTGISIAANKVPGVRAALCTDAQTARGARIWNHANVLALSNRLTSPDVLVEILDAWLATPPDDRGAAGVAGVAAIERDYARR, encoded by the coding sequence ATGCGGTTCGCGGTGTGCAGCGACGAGCCCTACGCGATCAACGAGCAGGCGGTGCGCGAACTCGAGGCGCGCGGCCACGAGGTCGTCCGGTTCGGTTCCCTCGCTTCCGGCAAGGAGGAGCCCTGGGCGGAGGTCGGCCGGCGCGCCGCCGAGGCGGTGGCATCGGGCGAATGCGACGAGGGCGTGTTCTTTTGCTGGACGGGCACCGGGATCTCGATCGCGGCCAACAAGGTGCCGGGCGTGCGCGCCGCGCTGTGCACGGACGCGCAGACCGCGCGCGGCGCGCGCATCTGGAACCACGCCAACGTGCTCGCTCTGTCCAACCGGCTCACGAGCCCCGACGTGCTCGTGGAGATCCTCGACGCATGGTTGGCGACGCCGCCGGACGACCGCGGCGCCGCCGGCGTCGCCGGCGTCGCGGCGATCGAGCGCGACTACGCCCGGCGCTAG
- a CDS encoding response regulator, whose product MDARWPGRRARRFRWRNRQFSDGDPVVRAGALLAFVDAACGLGASEHRLLDGVGVARAALAEPRARISWRQFVRAYDNAVREGFGATEFERCGERAAGHPRVLVSALAPLFARPEHMLAVGLRWIGPALFPVIDSDVRRAGRRIDLHIEIPPGLAPCEGFFHTTTGLMRAAPVAVGGTPAVVRARVTPRFGDYEIECGRSARRGLRLGRIAAALLSAPRLAALLADQEAQLQDGLAAAVEAQRQFRALVDALPDAAFVVRDGVVVFANPAAVRLVDAGGTDALVGRRWSELVSTGDASGQGILRSAQGAAREVEWTQSGDVVVDGAPAALVIVRDVTQRRELERQLALADRMASLSLIAAGVAHEVNNPLSLVTTNLALAERAMASGDDARSYLRAARDGAERAAAVIGDLRALAKPAAATPEVVAVRGVLESTATLVRARARDRAAVAVDAAPDVAVVADRGRIGQVVLNLTLNALDAVDPARAAVNRVVLRARRDGDVACIEVEDNGPGIPESVRERLFEPFFTTRGDRGGTGLGLAVARRIVEDAGGRIEVDTRVGRGTVFRVRLPAASALAVAPASTAGAPSAAPGREDAAPEAASTASRTGRRVLLVDDEPRLRRALADALAEGGYTVVTAGSVADAVARLDDAGAFDVIVCDYLLDGATGEALYEEVARRDRVLARAMVFMTGGAWLPEARAFLSRVGNPVLHKPFSPDELRTAIARAVAAA is encoded by the coding sequence ATGGATGCGCGGTGGCCGGGGCGCAGAGCGCGCAGGTTTCGCTGGCGCAATCGCCAGTTCTCGGACGGCGATCCCGTCGTCCGCGCCGGCGCGCTGCTCGCGTTCGTCGACGCGGCCTGCGGCTTGGGGGCGAGCGAACACCGGCTGCTCGACGGCGTCGGGGTCGCGCGCGCGGCGCTCGCCGAACCGCGCGCGCGCATCAGCTGGCGCCAGTTCGTGCGCGCCTACGACAATGCGGTGCGCGAAGGGTTCGGCGCGACGGAGTTCGAACGCTGCGGCGAGCGCGCCGCGGGGCACCCGCGCGTGCTCGTGTCGGCGCTCGCGCCGCTGTTCGCCCGACCCGAGCACATGCTCGCGGTCGGACTGCGTTGGATCGGGCCGGCGCTGTTTCCGGTGATCGATAGCGACGTGCGGCGCGCGGGGCGTCGGATCGACCTGCACATCGAGATACCGCCCGGGCTGGCGCCGTGCGAGGGGTTCTTTCACACCACGACCGGGCTGATGCGTGCGGCGCCGGTGGCCGTCGGCGGGACGCCGGCGGTGGTCCGCGCCCGGGTGACGCCCCGGTTCGGCGACTACGAGATCGAGTGCGGCCGGTCGGCGCGGCGCGGCCTGCGCCTGGGGAGAATCGCCGCGGCCCTGCTGTCGGCGCCGCGGCTCGCGGCGCTGTTGGCGGACCAGGAGGCGCAGCTGCAAGACGGGCTCGCCGCCGCGGTCGAGGCGCAGCGGCAGTTCCGCGCTCTGGTCGACGCGCTGCCCGATGCCGCGTTCGTCGTCCGCGACGGCGTGGTCGTGTTCGCGAATCCTGCCGCGGTCCGCCTGGTGGACGCCGGCGGCACGGACGCGCTGGTCGGGCGCCGTTGGTCCGAGCTGGTGTCCACCGGTGACGCGAGCGGGCAAGGGATCCTCCGGTCGGCGCAGGGGGCTGCGCGCGAGGTCGAGTGGACGCAGTCGGGAGACGTCGTGGTCGACGGCGCGCCGGCCGCGTTGGTCATCGTCCGCGACGTCACGCAGCGGCGCGAGCTGGAGCGCCAGCTCGCCCTCGCGGACCGGATGGCGTCGCTGTCGCTGATCGCCGCCGGGGTCGCACACGAGGTCAACAACCCGCTGTCGCTGGTGACGACGAACCTCGCCCTCGCCGAGCGCGCCATGGCGTCCGGTGACGACGCGCGCTCGTATTTGCGGGCCGCGCGCGACGGCGCGGAGCGAGCGGCCGCGGTGATCGGCGACTTGCGGGCGCTCGCGAAGCCAGCCGCGGCCACCCCCGAGGTCGTCGCCGTCCGCGGCGTGCTCGAGTCCACGGCGACGTTGGTGCGCGCGCGGGCGCGCGATCGCGCGGCGGTCGCCGTGGATGCGGCCCCGGATGTCGCCGTCGTGGCGGATCGCGGCCGGATCGGCCAGGTCGTGCTCAACCTGACGCTCAACGCGCTCGATGCGGTCGATCCGGCGCGCGCCGCGGTCAACCGCGTGGTGTTGCGCGCGCGTCGCGACGGCGACGTCGCGTGCATCGAAGTGGAGGACAACGGACCCGGCATTCCCGAGTCCGTGCGCGAGCGGTTGTTCGAGCCGTTTTTCACGACGCGCGGGGACCGCGGGGGCACCGGGTTGGGGCTCGCCGTGGCGCGGCGTATCGTCGAGGACGCGGGCGGCCGGATCGAAGTGGACACGCGAGTCGGTCGCGGCACCGTGTTTCGCGTGCGGCTGCCCGCGGCGTCCGCGTTGGCCGTCGCGCCGGCGTCCACCGCCGGCGCGCCGTCCGCCGCGCCGGGCCGAGAGGATGCCGCGCCGGAGGCGGCGTCCACGGCGTCGCGGACCGGCCGTCGCGTGCTGTTGGTCGACGACGAGCCGCGGCTGCGGCGCGCGCTGGCCGACGCGCTCGCCGAGGGCGGCTACACCGTGGTGACGGCCGGCTCGGTGGCGGACGCGGTCGCTCGGTTGGACGACGCGGGCGCGTTCGATGTGATCGTCTGCGACTACCTACTCGACGGCGCGACCGGCGAGGCGTTGTACGAGGAAGTCGCGCGGCGCGATCGCGTGCTGGCGCGGGCGATGGTGTTCATGACCGGCGGCGCATGGCTACCCGAGGCGCGCGCCTTCCTGTCTCGGGTCGGCAATCCGGTGCTACACAAGCCGTTTTCGCCCGACGAGCTGCGCACCGCGATCGCGCGCGCCGTGGCCGCGGCGTAG